CAATTCGCAGCACAAGGTAATTGTTGAAGTTGTAAAAGTTTTCCAAGAAAATTTCTACGACGGGCACAACATAATCGCGCAGACTGCTCTTGCCGCTTCTGTCAGTCGAGTCGGCTAGCAGGCTGAGACATTCTAGGTAATGGTAGATGACAAGGGGGGGCACTTCATTACTTACGATATAGTCTCCTACCTGGTTGCACAAtgttacatttttaacatttaaAGAGGATAAGTAATGGAACATCATCATGCAATGGTTAATTGTGACATCCTTCAACACATCTTTCTCACGTTCATCGCGATGCCCGATTTGATCCTTTTTGTCACCGACCCTACTGAGTAGCACTTCCAGCGCGGCATTCACTTTCGTTACGAAGTCCAAGTCGAATATCTTTTCCATGTAACACAAATacaaggtggaaaaaatgtctgCAAAATTGAGGGCATCCTTTTTATCTGCATTATTCTGAGACACCCCTTCCAAGCGTTCACACACAATTCGTTTGTACTGATCtattagcatttttttttctgacggTAGGGACGATTTTTCCTGCAAAATTGCAAGCACTAATTTTGGCAGTTCCCCTACCATTTgctcctttccatttttgcttACTAAATGGGTGAGTATTCCTTCTGACGACCCTCCATCGGACTCATGGGAATAAGATGATTTCTCCCCCGCGTGTTGGTCAATCGATTTGATGTCTTCCTTAccgatttttttattcccactttgcgctttttttttgccaaaattAGGAGTCCTTTCGCGCGAGGAGGAGAATTTCCTTGTCCAGACGATCGGCCCTTTTCTCCTGAGCAAGTTATACCTGCCAAAGCTCCGCGATGCGAGCGAGCCTAGCAACAACCTCTTTGCGATCATCTTTGCCGGGGAAGGGGGTAAGACGGCCACGTTTGTTCTGTCCCTGtacagggggggagggggtacTTATTTCCTCCAAAGTTGTAAGCCTATAAACGCGTTCCACTGCGCAAGCGTACCACCGGCCTGACTACTCCTTCTCGAGGATATGGTCCACCAAGTTGAATTCCACAGCCTCTGGGGCACTGAAATACCTATCCCTCTCCAAAATTTGCTCGATGTGACTCTTGTCCTTCCCCGTGTTGTTGGCAATAATTTCGACGACTTTCCTTTTCGTATTCATAATTTCCTTGTTCTGTATTTCAATGTTGGTTGCTTGGTTGAAGGGAATAACCGAGTAAGATTGGTTCAAGCAGAAAGACGAATTTTTGAGGGAAAAACGAAACCCCTTTTTCCCACTGCTAGCCAAAATACAGGAAATGCCATACGCCTTCCCCAAACAGTATGTGTACACATCGGATGAAATGTATTCTATCACATCGATAATCGATATGACATCTGTGATTCCATTAaggtttataattttattgttTTCTAAATCGCCTGTACTGTTAATGTATAGATGAATTGGTTTTCTTTTGGACTCATATTCCAGGTAAAGGAGCTGTGAGATTATTTGCTCTGATATATGGGGATACACTGGAGATGACAGAAAAATGATTCTCTTGGATAGTAACATTGACGGGATGCTGATCccgtgttggttgtgttcaCCAGGTGAAAGGAGCAACTTCgttttgtactttttaaaattttttaatctctTTATTCGTACGTTGCTTCTGCTCGTTATGTAGCTGTACTTGGCGGTTGCCCCCCCTTTGTGCGCACATATGGGGGAAAGGGCAATCGCCGCAAGCAACAGCAGTAGCAACAGCAGAGGGTAACTTTGCATTTTCGCTTTAGATGCGAGCCTTTTCCGTGTGTACCGCGGGCATGGTAGGTGGTTCGGCCagtgcgcattttttttggagagATTGTAACCCTGGAAAGGGCAGTTTCTAACGAGCGGACGTTTCCTACTTAtggtggggggggggggggactcCTCCCAGTGGTTACACTACCCCATGTAGCGATGAACCATTCACCATGGCACAACTAGCCGAATTGTTCCTAAGGGACAAAAATGCTCCACGCATTTGCCAACAAGTTGAACATTCGCCTCGCACAGttatgcgaaaaaaaaaaaaaaaaaaaaaaaaggaaaaagcaaaacataCATTGGATTATCACCTATATGTGCGTGTATTCTCCCCCTATTGTGTAGCCATTCGATGGATTCACCCGCGCCCATTGGTGCAGTGACAAGAATTTGCTAATTAGGTagggaagaaggatgaaagaggaggaaacgTATTTACACCCAGGGGTAgtatctttttttgttgggTTTTCCATTTCAAATGAAAGAATTTAAGGAGACTTTCAAAGGGGAAGCCCCTCCAGAAAGTTCGTAAAGTGCATGAAGTACGCAATGCGCGCACACAATTTTACAACGTACGTGTTGCACCTTCCATGGGCATATCCACCCACATGGCAGATAAGTAGCGATGTTGGGCGCGTGAACACAGCACTCAGGGTGACGCAAAATTAACCTCGATGTAGGACTTTATCGTATTTGCTTCTACTTCCATTTCGTCGATGGATCTCATGGTGGTactgaacagaaaaaaaaaaaaaaatagaaaaaaatgggagcaCTTACAATGGTGAACATTGTAAAGGTGTAGTTTACGTGATGTGTGAAGGGGTacccaagaaaaaaaaaaaaaaaaaaaaaaaaaaaaaaaaaaaaaaaaaaaaaaaaaaaaaaaaaaaaaaaaaaaaaaaaaacaaaaaaaaaaaaagtgggccCCCTCTCCCTGTTTGGGTCTTACTTGAATTCTTCCAACTTGAAGTTCTCCTCAACTGGACCCTTCAACGGAACCTTCACCAAATTCTTGCAAGAGGAACACACAACATCTCGTCCATATCCCCAATTTAATTTGGTCATGTCTTTATATATGTTATCATTATTCTTGTAGTCGGAACTTTTTCTAggaattatatgaatgtgGACCTGTTCTACCGTTTGCCCCGC
This genomic window from Plasmodium knowlesi strain H genome assembly, chromosome: 4 contains:
- a CDS encoding ATP-dependent Clp protease proteolytic subunit, putative, translating into MQSYPLLLLLLLLAAIALSPICAHKGGATAKYSYITSRSNVRIKRLKNFKKYKTKLLLSPGEHNQHGISIPSMLLSKRIIFLSSPVYPHISEQIISQLLYLEYESKRKPIHLYINSTGDLENNKIINLNGITDVISIIDVIEYISSDVYTYCLGKAYGISCILASSGKKGFRFSLKNSSFCLNQSYSVIPFNQATNIEIQNKEIMNTKRKVVEIIANNTGKDKSHIEQILERDRYFSAPEAVEFNLVDHILEKE